From a region of the Salvelinus namaycush isolate Seneca chromosome 40, SaNama_1.0, whole genome shotgun sequence genome:
- the dph3 gene encoding DPH3 homolog, producing MSVYHDEVEIEDFEYDEDEETYYFPCPCGDRFAITKEDLENGEEVATCPSCSLIVKVIYDKEEFMSGEIIEAPTTESRLELAQSS from the exons ATGTCGGTCTATCACGACGAAGTTGAGATCGAGGACTTTGAATATGACGAGGATGAAGAGACATACTATTTTCCCTGCCCATGTGGCGACAGATTTGCCATAACCAAA GAGGATTTGGAAAATGGTGAAGAAGTAGCGACGTGTCCGAGCTGCTCGCTCATTGTTAAAGTAATCTACGACAAG GAGGAATTTATGTCTGGGGAGATAATCGAAGCACCAACTACAGAGAGCAGATTGGAACTGGCTCAGTCGTCCTGA